A genomic region of Pseudomonas sp. MPC6 contains the following coding sequences:
- a CDS encoding aldehyde dehydrogenase family protein: protein MNYAHPGTPDAIVSFKSRYGNYIGGEFVAPVKGQYFTNTSPVNGQPIAEFPRSTAEDIEKALDAAHAAADAWGATSVQARSLVLLKIADRIEQNLELLAITESWDNGKAVRETLNADIPLAADHFRYYAGCIRAQEGSAAEIDGNTVAYHIHEPLGVVGQIIPWNFPILMAAWKLAPALAAGNCVVLKPAEQTPLGITVLMELIGDLLPPGVLNVVQGFGKEAGEALATSKRIAKIAFTGSTPVGSHIMKCAAENIIPSTVELGGKSPNIFFEDIMKAEPSFIEKAAEGLVLAFFNQGEVCTCPSRALVQESIYDEFMAVVMKKVLQIKRGDPLDTDTMVGAQASEQQFDKILSYLEIAKGEGAELLTGGKVEKLEGNLASGYYIQPTLLKGTNKMRVFQEEIFGPVVSITTFKDEAEALAIANDTEFGLGAGLWTRDINRAYRMGRAIKAGRVWTNCYHLYPAHAAFGGYKKSGVGRETHKMMLDHYQQTKNLLVSYDINPQGFF, encoded by the coding sequence ATGAACTACGCCCACCCTGGCACTCCCGATGCCATCGTTTCCTTCAAGTCCCGTTACGGCAACTACATCGGCGGCGAGTTCGTCGCGCCTGTCAAAGGTCAGTACTTCACCAATACCTCGCCAGTAAATGGCCAACCGATTGCCGAATTCCCGCGCTCCACGGCCGAAGACATCGAAAAAGCCCTGGACGCTGCCCACGCCGCCGCCGATGCCTGGGGCGCCACGTCCGTCCAGGCGCGCTCGCTGGTGCTGCTGAAAATCGCCGACCGCATTGAACAGAACCTGGAACTCCTGGCGATTACCGAGTCCTGGGACAATGGCAAAGCCGTGCGTGAAACCCTCAACGCCGACATCCCGCTGGCCGCCGACCACTTCCGCTACTACGCCGGTTGCATCCGCGCCCAGGAAGGCAGCGCCGCCGAGATCGACGGCAACACCGTGGCCTATCACATCCATGAACCGCTGGGCGTGGTCGGGCAGATCATCCCGTGGAACTTCCCGATCCTGATGGCCGCCTGGAAACTCGCGCCGGCCCTGGCCGCCGGCAACTGCGTGGTGCTCAAGCCTGCCGAACAAACCCCATTGGGCATCACCGTGCTGATGGAGCTGATCGGCGACCTGTTGCCGCCGGGCGTGCTCAACGTGGTGCAAGGTTTCGGCAAAGAGGCCGGCGAAGCCCTGGCCACCAGCAAGCGCATCGCCAAGATCGCCTTCACCGGCTCGACCCCGGTCGGCTCGCACATCATGAAATGCGCCGCCGAAAACATCATTCCGTCCACCGTGGAGCTGGGTGGCAAGTCGCCGAACATCTTCTTCGAAGACATCATGAAGGCCGAACCGTCCTTCATCGAAAAAGCCGCCGAAGGCCTGGTGCTGGCGTTCTTCAACCAGGGCGAAGTCTGCACCTGCCCGTCCCGCGCCCTGGTACAGGAATCGATCTACGACGAGTTCATGGCCGTCGTGATGAAAAAAGTCCTGCAAATCAAACGTGGCGACCCGCTGGACACCGACACCATGGTCGGCGCCCAGGCCTCCGAGCAGCAATTCGACAAGATTCTTTCGTACCTGGAAATCGCCAAGGGCGAAGGCGCCGAGCTGCTGACCGGCGGCAAGGTGGAAAAACTCGAAGGCAACCTGGCCTCCGGTTACTACATCCAGCCGACCCTGCTCAAGGGCACCAACAAAATGCGCGTGTTCCAGGAAGAAATCTTTGGCCCGGTAGTGAGCATCACCACCTTCAAGGACGAAGCCGAAGCCCTGGCCATCGCCAACGACACCGAGTTCGGCCTGGGTGCCGGCCTGTGGACCCGCGACATCAACCGCGCCTACCGCATGGGCCGCGCGATCAAGGCCGGGCGTGTCTGGACCAACTGCTACCACCTGTACCCGGCGCATGCCGCGTTCGGTGGCTACAAGAAGTCCGGCGTCGGCCGTGAAACCCACAAGATGATGCTTGATCACTATCAGCAGACCAAAAACCTGCTGGTGAGCTACGACATCAATCCGCAGGGCTTCTTCTAA
- a CDS encoding MFS transporter yields the protein MNKNATSPLATGWKSLQRWRVQVFLITWVAYAGFYFTRKAFSVAKLGIGEDPDFMLEKAMMANLDALYLTAYAVGQFLWGNFSDRFGPRVVVLSGLVISALAALLMGTYATLPIFASCMLIQGLAQSTGWSGLCKNVGSFFSTSERGRVLGYWSTSYAFGGLVATPFAGWWAYNAYHDWRIAFISSAVVVLVIAVLFFFLQRNRPEDVGLPPVEIEIEPVSNVVVPRESMWAGLRTVMKNRTVLVLGLAYFMLKPARYAILLWGPVIIYERMPEIGKVASAIVPTSFELAGLIGPILIGIASDKYFGARRIPVCVLSLVVLTVCLGLFVPAMQSGSLYMVVGLLFMMGLTLYGPDSMISGSAAIDFGSKDGAASAAGFVNGCGSVGAVLGGLLPGYFDTITVFIVFTAAALVASLMLVPFWNSRPKTLENKELVSPAVQPVIVGTSS from the coding sequence ATGAACAAGAACGCAACAAGTCCTCTCGCAACCGGCTGGAAATCGCTCCAGCGTTGGCGCGTGCAAGTTTTTCTCATCACTTGGGTGGCGTATGCCGGCTTCTACTTCACCCGCAAGGCGTTTTCTGTCGCCAAACTGGGTATTGGCGAAGACCCGGACTTCATGCTCGAAAAGGCCATGATGGCCAACCTCGATGCCCTCTACCTGACCGCGTATGCCGTGGGCCAGTTTCTCTGGGGCAACTTCTCTGACCGTTTCGGTCCGAGGGTCGTGGTACTGAGCGGGCTCGTCATCTCGGCGCTGGCCGCGCTGCTGATGGGCACCTACGCCACCTTGCCGATTTTCGCCTCCTGCATGCTGATCCAGGGCCTGGCCCAGTCCACCGGTTGGTCGGGTCTATGCAAGAACGTCGGCAGTTTCTTCAGCACCAGTGAACGTGGGCGCGTGCTGGGTTACTGGAGTACCTCCTACGCCTTTGGCGGTCTGGTGGCCACACCGTTTGCCGGTTGGTGGGCTTACAACGCTTACCACGACTGGCGTATCGCGTTCATCAGCAGTGCTGTGGTGGTACTGGTGATAGCGGTGTTGTTCTTTTTCCTGCAACGCAACCGGCCGGAAGACGTCGGCCTGCCTCCGGTCGAGATCGAAATCGAACCCGTCAGCAACGTCGTGGTGCCGCGCGAAAGCATGTGGGCGGGCTTGCGCACGGTGATGAAAAATCGAACCGTTCTGGTGCTCGGCCTGGCCTATTTCATGCTCAAGCCTGCGCGCTACGCCATCCTCCTGTGGGGCCCGGTAATTATCTACGAACGCATGCCCGAGATTGGCAAGGTAGCCTCCGCCATCGTCCCCACCTCTTTTGAACTGGCGGGCCTGATCGGTCCGATCCTTATCGGTATCGCCTCGGACAAGTACTTCGGCGCTCGCCGCATACCGGTCTGCGTCCTCAGCCTGGTGGTCCTGACTGTCTGCCTGGGGCTGTTCGTGCCCGCCATGCAGAGCGGCAGTCTCTACATGGTGGTCGGCCTGCTGTTCATGATGGGCCTGACGCTCTACGGGCCGGATTCGATGATCAGCGGCTCGGCTGCGATCGACTTCGGCAGCAAAGATGGCGCGGCCTCCGCCGCAGGCTTCGTCAATGGCTGCGGTTCGGTAGGTGCGGTCCTCGGCGGCTTGCTGCCGGGTTACTTCGACACCATCACCGTGTTCATCGTCTTTACCGCAGCGGCACTGGTGGCCAGCTTGATGTTGGTGCCCTTTTGGAACAGCCGCCCGAAAACATTGGAAAACAAAGAGTTGGTCTCGCCTGCGGTGCAACCGGTCATTGTCGGCACCAGTTCCTGA
- the phnX gene encoding phosphonoacetaldehyde hydrolase — protein sequence MHYKQPSQLQAVVLDWAGTVVDFGSFAPTQIFVEAFAEFGVAVSLQEARGPMGMGKWDHIRTLCNEPQIADRYHAVFGRLPTDDDVTALYERFMPLQIEKIALHSALIPGALDTINGLRDKGLKIGSCSGYPAVVMEKVVELARKNGYVTDHVVATDEVPNGRPHPAQALANVIALGISDVAACVKVDDTWPGILEGRSAGMWTVALTCSGNALGLTYEEFKDLSLEELAEERARIIKMFEGSRPHYLIDTIVDLPAVIEDINARLARGETPQGS from the coding sequence ATGCATTACAAACAACCTTCTCAACTGCAAGCCGTGGTTCTGGACTGGGCGGGCACTGTCGTCGACTTCGGTTCTTTCGCACCGACCCAGATTTTCGTCGAGGCCTTTGCCGAGTTCGGCGTTGCGGTTTCCCTGCAAGAAGCTCGCGGGCCGATGGGCATGGGCAAGTGGGATCACATCCGCACGCTGTGCAACGAGCCGCAGATCGCCGACCGCTACCATGCCGTCTTCGGCCGGTTGCCGACTGACGATGATGTCACCGCCCTCTACGAGCGCTTCATGCCGCTGCAGATCGAAAAGATCGCCCTGCACTCGGCGCTGATTCCCGGTGCTCTCGATACCATCAATGGCCTACGCGACAAGGGCCTGAAAATCGGCTCCTGCTCAGGCTACCCGGCCGTGGTCATGGAAAAAGTCGTAGAGCTGGCGCGCAAGAACGGCTATGTCACCGACCATGTGGTGGCGACCGACGAAGTGCCCAATGGCCGCCCGCACCCGGCCCAGGCCTTGGCCAACGTGATTGCGCTGGGGATCAGCGACGTCGCCGCCTGTGTGAAGGTCGACGACACCTGGCCCGGCATTCTCGAAGGTCGTAGCGCGGGTATGTGGACCGTCGCGCTGACCTGCTCCGGCAACGCACTGGGACTGACCTATGAAGAATTCAAGGATTTGTCCCTGGAAGAATTGGCCGAAGAACGGGCGCGCATCATCAAGATGTTCGAAGGGTCCCGCCCGCACTACCTGATCGACACCATCGTTGATTTGCCTGCGGTCATCGAAGACATCAATGCCCGTCTGGCACGTGGAGAAACCCCGCAGGGTTCCTGA
- a CDS encoding ABC transporter ATP-binding protein, translated as MLGAFERRLDPFPPDEVPPPPAGLARFLWACTRGARGYILAFALLSAAVSIYEAWLFAFLGQVVDLLSTWKAGGDAAAQESRVLWGMGIVMVTSVALVALRTMVQHQILAINLPLRLRWDFHRLMLRQSLSFFSDEFSGRVTTKVMQTALAVRDVLFTLIEIAPGIGVYFIAIIALAGGFALKLMLPFIAWILLFGLAMRYFVPRLGKVGQEQANARSSMTGRISDAYTNITTVKLFSHSNREAHFARAAMEDFKQTGFRQMRLVSQFEIVNQALVVALIMAAGGYALWLWHQGEVGAGAVAAITAMALRINGMSHWIMWQMTSLFESIGTVQDGMATLTRGPKVQDAPDAGMLVTSGGAVTFDNVRFNYGGERQVLDGLSLNIRPGEKIGLVGRSGAGKSTLINLLLRFYDVDSGQIRIDGQDIAHVTQDSLRSAIGMVTQDTSLLHRSIRDNIAYGRPDASDAQIRSAAASAQADEFISQLSDRQGHSGYDTLVGERGIKLSGGQRQRVAIARVMLKNAPILLLDEATSALDSEVEVAIQESLDEMMQGKTVIAIAHRLSTIAAMDRLIVMDDGRIVEQGTHTELLAKNGIYARLWHHQSGGFLGEDRGVAEVMDQV; from the coding sequence ATGCTTGGAGCATTTGAACGAAGGCTCGACCCCTTTCCGCCTGACGAGGTACCACCGCCACCCGCGGGCCTGGCTCGGTTCCTGTGGGCGTGCACACGGGGCGCCCGCGGCTATATTCTTGCGTTTGCGCTGCTGAGTGCCGCTGTGTCGATCTACGAAGCGTGGCTGTTTGCTTTCCTCGGCCAGGTGGTGGATCTACTCTCGACCTGGAAGGCCGGCGGTGATGCGGCGGCGCAGGAAAGTCGGGTGTTGTGGGGCATGGGCATCGTCATGGTCACCAGTGTCGCACTGGTGGCGTTGCGCACCATGGTGCAGCACCAGATATTGGCGATCAACCTGCCGTTGCGGCTGCGTTGGGACTTCCACCGTTTGATGCTGCGGCAAAGCCTTTCGTTCTTTTCCGATGAGTTTTCCGGCCGGGTCACCACCAAGGTGATGCAGACGGCGCTGGCCGTGCGCGACGTGCTGTTCACCCTGATTGAGATTGCACCCGGGATCGGGGTGTATTTCATCGCGATCATTGCACTGGCCGGCGGCTTCGCACTGAAACTGATGCTGCCTTTCATTGCCTGGATCCTGTTGTTCGGGCTGGCCATGCGCTACTTCGTGCCCCGCTTGGGGAAAGTGGGCCAGGAACAGGCCAATGCACGCTCCTCGATGACCGGACGTATCTCGGACGCCTACACCAACATCACGACAGTGAAGCTGTTCTCCCACTCCAATCGTGAAGCGCACTTCGCGCGTGCAGCCATGGAGGATTTCAAGCAGACCGGCTTTCGCCAGATGCGCCTCGTAAGCCAGTTCGAGATCGTCAACCAGGCATTGGTGGTGGCCTTGATCATGGCTGCAGGTGGTTATGCCCTATGGCTCTGGCACCAAGGTGAGGTCGGCGCGGGTGCCGTGGCGGCAATCACCGCCATGGCGTTGCGTATCAATGGCATGTCGCACTGGATCATGTGGCAAATGACCTCGCTGTTCGAGAGCATCGGCACCGTGCAGGATGGCATGGCAACACTGACCCGCGGCCCCAAGGTGCAGGATGCGCCGGACGCGGGTATGCTGGTGACCTCCGGCGGGGCGGTCACCTTCGACAATGTCCGCTTCAACTACGGCGGCGAACGCCAGGTGCTCGATGGCCTGAGCCTGAACATTCGCCCGGGCGAAAAAATCGGTCTGGTGGGCCGCTCTGGCGCGGGCAAATCCACGCTGATCAACCTGCTGCTGCGCTTCTACGACGTCGACAGCGGGCAGATTCGCATTGACGGGCAAGACATCGCGCACGTCACGCAAGACAGCTTGCGCAGCGCCATCGGCATGGTCACCCAGGATACTTCCCTGTTGCACCGCTCCATTCGCGACAACATCGCCTACGGCCGCCCCGATGCGAGCGACGCGCAGATCCGCAGTGCCGCGGCCAGCGCCCAGGCCGATGAGTTCATCAGCCAACTGAGTGACCGACAAGGCCACAGCGGCTACGACACCCTGGTCGGCGAGCGCGGCATCAAGCTGTCGGGCGGCCAGCGCCAGCGCGTCGCGATTGCCCGGGTGATGCTCAAGAACGCCCCGATCCTGCTACTGGACGAGGCGACCAGCGCGCTGGATTCGGAAGTCGAAGTGGCCATTCAGGAAAGCCTCGATGAAATGATGCAGGGCAAGACCGTGATCGCTATCGCCCATCGGCTGTCCACGATTGCGGCCATGGATCGACTGATTGTCATGGATGACGGACGCATCGTCGAACAGGGCACCCACACCGAATTGCTTGCAAAAAACGGCATCTATGCGCGGCTGTGGCACCACCAGAGCGGCGGATTTCTGGGTGAGGACCGGGGGGTGGCCGAGGTCATGGATCAGGTATGA